The bacterium sequence TCTTTGAGCAGATCTTCACCGACTGGGGCCTACTCAACGGCGTCAACTACGTCTACGAGCCGAACGACGATGGCACAACCCTCGTTACCGGAGGGGCGGGTGTTCTTGGAACTCGCGCCGACCTACGAATCGGCGGCCATTTCGTCGACGGACAGTCCGGCTCCAACGTCCTGGCCTGCAACTACTTCCCCAACAACGGCGACATGATCATCGACACCAGCAACACCAGCTTTTACTCCAGCACGTCGAACAACTCGCGCGGCACTCGCAACGTGCTCGCCCACGAGCACGGTCATGGCATGGGCTTCAACCACGTTTGCCCGACCAACCAGACCAAGCTGATGGAGCCCTTCATCAGCACCGCCTTCGACGGTCCGCAGGTCGACGACATCAACGCCGCGAATCGCGGCTATGGCGACCGCGACGAATTTCCCGGCCAGAACGACGCGTCGGGCACCGCGACCTCTCTCGGCTCGGTACCGCAGACCGGCGTGCCGGTGACCCGCACAACGCTGAGTGTCGACAGCACCACCGACACGGATTTCTACAGCTTCCAGGTGGCAGGAGGCAGTCAAGTCACCGTCACGCTGAACCCGACCGGAAGCACCTATCTGAACGGGCCGCAGAACCCCAACGGCAGCTGCACCGCGGGCACGAACTTCAACTCGTTGATTCAGAGCGATCTGGCGCTCGAGGTTCGCGGCAAATCCGGCGCCAACGTCCTCGGCTCGGCCGACGCCAACGGCGCGGGACTCGCCGAGACGATCAGCAATCTGGCTCTGACCGAGGGAGCGGGCACCTACTTCGTGCGCACCTTCGGCCTCAACGACTTCAACCAGATGTACGACCTGAGCGTCAGCACGACCGGCGCCCCGTGCACCGCGGACGCCTTCGAGCCCGACGACGGCTCCGCTCAGGCAAATGCCATCACCTCGGGGGTGCCGAAGAGCCACGGCATCTGCCCGGCAGGCGACGACGATTGGTCGACCTTTACGCTGGCGGCGGAGTCTCAGGTCAGTCTCGAGACCTCTGGCGCGAGCGCGGATACCAGGATGTGGCTGCGTGATGCCGCTGCATCCCAGATCGAGTTCGACGATGACGACGGCAGCGGCCAGTTTTCTCTTATCGACCGCACCTGCGGCGTCGATGCGCTTTCCGCCGGCACCTATTTCGTGGAAGTCGATGAGTTCGGCGACGACAGCGAGATCGAAAGCTACGCTCTCAGTCTGACCACGACGCCGTGCTCCTCCTGCCCGCCGGGTGTGATCCTGGCGAACCAGACGCTCACGGGGACGCAGGCCCATCTCGCGACGGGCGCTGCAACGCTGGGCCCGAGTCTCATCGTCAGCGGCGTGAGCATCTCGATAGAAGCGCCGACGGTGACATTCCTCGGCGACATCGAGATCGGCGGGACCTTCAGCGCCGGCAACAGCCCGGCCTGCCTGTGAGCAACGAACCCCGGAGTCGCGGCAGCCTATTCGGTCCGATACGGGACTTCGAGCACCAACTGGTCGCCACGGGCCTCCACCTGGATCCTGGAGCCCTCCGTGGGGTGAGCCTCGAGGAGAGCTGTCGCCAACGGCTGGACAAGCAGCCGATCGATGGTGCGCTCGAGGTTCCGAGCCCCGAGTTCGCGGTCGAAGCCCTCTTCCACCAAGAGATCATAGGCCGATTCGGCGAGCTCGATGTCGAGATTCCGCTCACTGAGTCGGCTACGCAGCCCCCCGAGGATCTTGTCGATGATGCCTCGGAGCACCGCTTGCGTGAGAGGTTTGAAAACGACCATGTGCTGGATCCGGTTGAGTAGCTCGGGCCGCAGGGTCTGAGCCACCGCGGTTCGAAAAGGCTCCTCGTATTCGGCCTGCCGGAGCCCCTCTTGGGAGGCCGCGTCTCCCTTTGCAGATCCGGACAAATAGCCGGCGTCGTCCGAGAATCCGATCCTCCGACCGGCCGTCTGCTGCAACGGCGCGCTTCCGAGGTTCGAGGTGAGAACGATCACCGCGTCGCGGAAGCTGGCTCGCCGGCCCCGAGAATCGGTCAAGCGCCCTTCTTCGAAGATCTGGAGAAAGAGATCGAAGACGTCCGAGTGAGCTTTCTCGATCTCGTCGAACAGGACAACCGAAT is a genomic window containing:
- a CDS encoding matrixin family metalloprotease, which codes for MGSQPIRANTRRLARVWLCLLGASLPASSLVSQEKPFPVLQEELSTIWEVEGGDPYCSFTPPEPPENAFFFNDFSRWSNTASDPSGLVHGDPGTLTWGFVADGTAIGNGGCGLAGETGASDLIAFLDAIRDPASTGGTDLTQRLWFPVFEQIFTDWGLLNGVNYVYEPNDDGTTLVTGGAGVLGTRADLRIGGHFVDGQSGSNVLACNYFPNNGDMIIDTSNTSFYSSTSNNSRGTRNVLAHEHGHGMGFNHVCPTNQTKLMEPFISTAFDGPQVDDINAANRGYGDRDEFPGQNDASGTATSLGSVPQTGVPVTRTTLSVDSTTDTDFYSFQVAGGSQVTVTLNPTGSTYLNGPQNPNGSCTAGTNFNSLIQSDLALEVRGKSGANVLGSADANGAGLAETISNLALTEGAGTYFVRTFGLNDFNQMYDLSVSTTGAPCTADAFEPDDGSAQANAITSGVPKSHGICPAGDDDWSTFTLAAESQVSLETSGASADTRMWLRDAAASQIEFDDDDGSGQFSLIDRTCGVDALSAGTYFVEVDEFGDDSEIESYALSLTTTPCSSCPPGVILANQTLTGTQAHLATGAATLGPSLIVSGVSISIEAPTVTFLGDIEIGGTFSAGNSPACL
- a CDS encoding ATP-dependent Clp protease ATP-binding subunit → GAVATETSAIRAAKSGLSDPRRPLAVLLFLGPTGTGKTELAKALAEFLFEDERRLVQIDMSEYGERHAVAKLIGAPPGYVGHEAGGQLTDRLRSQPYSVVLFDEIEKAHSDVFDLFLQIFEEGRLTDSRGRRASFRDAVIVLTSNLGSAPLQQTAGRRIGFSDDAGYLSGSAKGDAASQEGLRQAEYEEPFRTAVAQTLRPELLNRIQHMVVFKPLTQAVLRGIIDKILGGLRSRLSERNLDIELAESAYDLLVEEGFDRELGARNLERTIDRLLVQPLATALLEAHPTEGSRIQVEARGDQLVLEVPYRTE